tagatATTAAATCAAAGAATAATAGTAGTACTACTTTCTAACAAATCTAAATTAttagtattaattttttttgacataattattagtattaattaagtacatatttaaataattattcaattttaacttttcattaattaaaattaaacaacTTGATATATCTATCCTATTTTTTAACAACTTGATATATTTACATAATGATCATTGAAAAATTCCAAATAAAATATCAGAACTTTTATACATTTAAACTCAATTTTATATCTCAATTTTTTTGGAGTTATATGATTGGATGGTGATCATGATCACCAACCAAAGATCAAACGGTTTAGAATCCTACAATCTTGTGGCCCAACTCAATTGAAAAATCTATCTCATGTCCCTATAATATAGCACAATCTGTTAGTCTTTGCATCACTATGCGTTTCTTCGTTTGTTATTCAATGACTCTGAGACACTCAGAAACTTTCCACTGAGATTTTCCACCCGCCGCATACACAAAAACACACAAAGATTCAATCTCTCTGGTTTTGAAGAAATGGGTTGCGGTGAAAAGAGTCCCAAGAGCTTTCATTCGCACGGCGGCGATGGGAAGAAGCAGCAAGAATTCCGAGGCGTTCCGAAAGGGTGTATGGCGATCAAGGTGGGACAGGGCGAAGAGAAACAGAGGTTTGTGGTTCCTGTGATGTACTTGAACCATCCTCTGTTCATGCAGCTTCTGAAGGAGGCAGAGGAAGAGTATGGATTCGATCAGAAAGGAACCATCACCATCCCTTGCCATGTTGAGGAATTCAGAAACGTTCAGGGCTTGATTGATAGGCACAAGagccttcatcatcatcatggatGCTTTGGCTTCTGAATTTCTGATGATCTTGTTTGTGATAACCCAGACCCAGAAATCATGGCCTCAATTTTATTATCTTCTGGTCATGTAAATTTgtggttttttactttttaggatctttttttctctttttttcttgatATGTATAAAAGGAAAATCAACAGAATGTTGCTCCTTTCAATTGTGGTTACTTTAATGAGATGATCTTCTTTTCTTGAAGAAATTTTGATGCGTGAGAATAATTGGTGCACTGCTATTATGAATTGACAGTAAGTAGGGTCaagattttgtttcttttcctttgttttGAGTCACTGAATTCACCATGATCAAATTTGGTCTATCTATCACCATAAAGTAATACCGCACCAATGGCTAATGGATTTCAATTACATTCTCAATTATTTGCGACTGTTGAATGATAAGTTATGGTCAAACGGCGCCGAAACTGTGGTTATATTGGTTGTTGAGTTTTGAAATCTTGCAcaaaaaacagaacaaaacGCTTCATCCCTCCTATTCCTCCTTATCTTTAGAAAATTTTGGGTATCCGTTTTCTCTTAGGTCTAATTCTTGGTTTGGTGTTTATCCCAATGTGAAGATCTCCTAGAATTTTATGCGGCTTGTGGCCCAATAACGGTATTAGAGCGACAACGTTGCAACCTTGAGATTGACCCACACTGATTAAGTCTCGGTCTATATGAAATGTGAATAAGTCTTAAATTGGAAGAAAATGAGAGTGTTGAGCAATAGATTACTCATACACTCTTATCTTCGTGTTCTCTTTCTCACCCACTGATGATCAAATCAAATTGTGGAAtctttccttttctctttttaagatttttttttcttttttctttagcATGCTACTTAACAATATGCACCTTTTTCCCTTAGTATGTGTATCTATAACATTAAACAAGCATATAGAgcagaaagggggggggggagaaaaAGAGGTTTTGCATGGAGAAATTAAAGTTAGACAGGCAAAAGGGTATATGGACCATTTCTGGATCTGAAATCTGAATTTAACTGAAACACTGGGATCATTAAGGAGTTAGTGGGGGGACAAGAGTATTGAGATTTTCCTTTTTCATTATAGACTATAGAGAATAAGATACTCATTGTTGGTATTTAGGTCTCAATTATGTGGGTAGGTGATGGAGAAAGACAAACTACCATGGAAACTAGAAGGTGTCAGTGGGTTGGTGCATGACTTCCACGTTTGGCAAGGGTCTGGTCTGGTGTTTGTTGATATACACAATGCTTTCCAAGACACACAATTAATGTAGCTGAACAAAAACCTCAATCCTTTGTACCCTTGAAGCTTGAAAGCTTGAAACAGAGATCCAAACAGGGAACAGTTCTGGGACCCTTCGGATTGAATTTGATTTATTTGTGGTTATGATTTAGGAATATCAatcaaacttattccaccatcATTTTTGGCTGCTACTGTGTGTCTCTACATTGACAAACTGAATATGTGTGCGTTTGTATCTCTTTCGAAGTCAACATGATAAGAATATTGTTTCTCCGATCACATCAATAATATTTTGTTTACCAATATTTTTCACCTCCACCTACATAattaaagaagagaaaaaacagAAAGGAAGGAGTAATACTATATGTGATCTGATAATAAATGCAGAtaaagataaaaaagaaaatgagtgaaaatgagataaaaaaaatgaggtgtgtatgaATTATTATTCATCTACATTATAGTTTAAATTGAAAATGCATGTTAAATTCTAACTTCTCTATTAATACATTAAGCTAAACATTTGCATTGAATCTAACACTAAAATAaacacacacaaatatatatatatatatatttataggcaaatgttagttgttaattattAGTAAATTTGTTCATTCGTCGGGGTTTGAACTACCCTTCGCGATGCAAATCCCATCATTTCCCTTAAGTCAAAGTGAGCTaccttttattatatatatatatatatatatatatatatgaaatggACATTGACTAATTTAATCGTAGAAGGCTACAAGACAATTCCAACCCCACCCAGAGGTCCACCTTGCTTGCTGTGTGcctttcaatttttcaattatcaagttttttttaggtaagccaaaatattatatatatatatatatatatatataggaagtACAAATAGGTACTTCAACAGGAAACAAGCAAACAAGAGTGCAAAGAGTAGTTCTTGcaaaaaaatcaagaaactaGTTCAAACAAAACCCACTACACAtgttgtatatattttttttatttaattttgatatattcacaactcatttcccttccatctCAATTATATCTTTTATTTCGTTTAAATTTTTATATCATATCACTAATTATATTtctcatgtttttctttttgattgcTTTGTCACTTTAGCCGCAAGTGAAAATAAGTGGTGGATGATGATTTTCTATCTAAACGATTGAAACTTGAAAAGAATCTACGGGGTGTTTATTGAATTAGATCGACCTGATGAACCAAATCAATGAAGatggttttgattttttatattGTTCGAATTCAACCTGAACAAAATCCATGCCAACCCGAGGGTGATTGGTTCAAATCACGGGTTGAAAGTTTGAAAAAACAGATAAGTCGATGAATCGAATGGGAGTTTTGTTACTATTAAAAAAAGACTAGGCATTGTGGAACAGTTGTGAGTGAAAGTTTAGGGAGAAACAAGGTAATCCTAGCAACCCTACAAGCATACTCTATGACTTCCAAATACCATAAGACCTATTCTCTCATTTGTTCACACACAAACCCTAACCATCCCACCAATTAGAAACAAGGCTCATCATCTCAtcgttcatcatcatcattacgATTCACGACATCACCATTCCTCATCGAATCATCATTCACACCATTTCGTTCCTCATCTCATCGttcaatcatcatcatcaattcatcatcatcactctTCCGTTTCTCATCTCATCGTTCAATCATTCATCAATATCATCGTAGTTGTGTTCCTCATCAACTCAGCATTCAGCATCATCATCTTTATCTCATAGTTCAATCATTAACCATCATCGCAGATTCAGAGTTCCTCGCCTTCCACCGTTTTTGTTGGTTTCTCTAGATAAGTCACACATGCATTCCCTTCCCCCTCTCTATTTTCATGATTCACTtcactctgattgttgatttattttcatatttttcatttccATGAATACAAATTTTGTGTAGATTGGTCGTTTAAAATGTTGGctaaattttcaaatttctcctaagtttcttgcatttttattgCCATGTAAATGTTTGGATCTGATGAACCAAACCATTCCTCATTGAATTGGTTTGATTTggatttgagaatttttttctcaaaaccaaaccaaaccgaccaaaattgattgatttgattgctTTTTCAACATAAAACCGAACTAGACCGACCCGTGTACATTCCTAACCGACCAAAATTGATTGGTTTGGTTACTTTTTCCGCATAAAATTGAACTAGACCGACCGGTATACACCCCTATTGATGATGCCACGAAAAATAAATTGAGTGCCTTAATTATACGGGATATATGGTGTAATGTTACATAAAGAGAGGTAGAGAgaaatgagatattttcaaAGTGTGAACACATGTTAACCAAATTTTCATACTATAAACGTATTTATAAAATAGAAAAGTGATCACAAAACAAAAACTACCCCATTTGTAATCAAATAATGTTAAACTTTATTTTACCCAACGTAACaaaaggtaaatcaaacaatGTTATTATGTGAAATGAAAGAAAGCGACACAAACAAACTATGATTATAagaagagtaatgatatatacacacctcattttttaaacacttcatttccacatctttttatttctatctctctcctcttatcatttatcacatataatattttctctctcttactttttcttttcttcctatctctctcttcattccacctctctccacctcaaagagaggtgtgaagatatcATTTTTCTTATAAGAATTTATGTAAATAACTTATACTTATGTACAAGTTGTTTTAAGATCATTTTTATGAGTTGTTCGAGTTGACCTACTTATTAATGTGCTAGCGctcttttttttatagacaaatcttagttgttagaaatgttagtaaattaatcccttctgcgaacccgggacccttcacccttcatcctaCCTAACCCTTATttctataaatttttaaattaacttATAAATTATTGCTTATATAATTGTTAACACTTATTATCACCAGTGTTATTACACTCGGACCGGCCAGTCAAACCGGTCCAACTGTGAACCGGTGACTTAGCCGGTTCGAGTTGACAATCGGATCGGTCATGCATTCAAACCAGAATGAACCGGAACAAATCGACCGATTTAGATGAAAATGGTGACTCGTCTGATTTTTTGTTGAACCGACGAGAGCTGAGTAActtattttgtgtttttttattgataTGTTGATAACAGGCCGTACAAGGGAGCTCATTTTGGAGTTGTGcagttaatatttaatatattttgacCTTTCAAATTGTATTGTTACCTCGAGGAAATGTGAAGAAATGTTAACCACTACACCATCATGTTATTCAatgttttgaaatttcttttattatttatatattaacttTATATTGTATTGgactattttataattttttaataacacCAAGTCCAGCATTCGAACCAGTGATCAAATGATCATCCCAGTAACTCATTGACTCATTGCCCTTCGATCACTGTGCAAACACTTAAatgataaatatttattaagtaTATAGGCCAATTTTCATCCACGTGCATTGAAAATGTTAACAAATCATTCCCTATTTTAAATTGAGCATTATCTTaatctttttcaattatatAATGGAAATAATTAAGTCCAAGGAGTTAAACTTTTAGATTAGTAAATGCAATATAATGTGGTGGCTGATAAAAATATGAATTTGGATTATCTCCAGCGGCTGAATGGTGCAGCAAACATAAATGTTAGAGGAACTAAATGTGATTTAACACTTACTTTTtagttaaaataatttcaactaTTAGATGATTGAATCAATGGATGAAAATCTGCTGGAGGGGCTGGAGAAAGTATCGTGCTGGAGAGGATCCATATTCTAAAAATATTGAGTTAGCCTCTGGTTGTTAGATGTTGTCATTAGCCTAATGCATTGACATGGCACTTGCGTGGGCAAAGGAAGGTAGTTATATCATCTCTATATGACTGCCcactatttaatttatttcctcCAATAAAAATTGTAGGGCACTTAAAGACAAAATAAGATAGTtttcagatgaagaaaaaaaaaagacaaaataagataacatataatatattgatatattcacattcttttctctattttatactcattttccttattttctccttttttttccaAGTCGCATTCCTCATCACtatagaaaatgagaaaattaattataaaataataaccACCGTCAAATTCAATTAAGAGTAAGGAATGGTCAAGATCTGCTCACATGACCATGTCATGTGGATATCCCACATGAGGGGATCCAAATCCCTCTCTTATACTCATATATATCTCTAGGCGGAGGTTAGATTGGGGTGAGTATGAAATTATTTCCCAAACGATAATGCCTCGATCCCTCTAATTTATCCACACATTAGtttctcttttatttcattttcactcatttttctttctatctctcttcttttcatatcaaatcatcaattatatatatttcatttctttttattctcTTCATGCAACTCAGGGAGTGAGTGTGTTTAAGGGGTGACGGAAATCCTACAGTGTCCATTCATACTTATTAATACTTGGTGGACGACACTAGGGTTAGTGTCGATTAAGCTAACACAACTCACATGACATTTTAGCCAATGCAAATTCATATAATTAGCATGAGTTGTACTTGCTGACTCTAGCATCAGATTGGCCAACGCTATTTGCCTATTTATGGCACTGAAAATAAATTTGTCGAATGTTAGCGTTGGTCGTGGACAACGCTAATATTGGCTTCAATGCAAAATTGGTGATGAGTTACAACTAATTGGTCACTGCTTATAAGGGCCTTTAAATTGGTCTCTCTCGTTTAGCTGAAATAGTAGCCTTTAACTTGGAGTTGTATGCTTGGTATCTTCAAGTTAGGGTGTAATTTATATAGCGTGCACAAGATCACCAATTCTTAGAGACTCCCAAATAGTTAGCAAATTATGTAAGTCACGTCATATTTACATTGATAGCCGACAAAATAAAGGTAATTTACATAGCATTAAGCAGATAGAAAAATATATTGTGGTGATAATTCTGGTAGTTTCAGAGTGCAAATAGCAGCCAAACTTCAAAAAAATACAGTTTGCAATTAGTGGCGATTAAAAGCTGCCACTAAAAGAAacatcaaataatttttttttagaaacaaaaggatgatatatatataataatgaaAGCTGGGATAAGAGCCCGCATAAACAGAGTACATAAAAGGAACAAGGCATCCAAAGCCAAAGAAAAACAACAACAGGAAATTAAAGAGAAGTAGctaagaaaagagagaacaagGCATTGAACATAACAGCAGCCaagtaaaaaggaaaaagaacagCACGCGCGCCAAGCAGCCAAGAAGCAAATAGCAGCTAGAAAGGGTTGGCTCCTCAAACCCCCTCAGAACGCCACTAGAGAGTATTTGATCGATTGTAACCTGCTTTTGCTAAATTGTCAGCAGAGGAATTAGCTTTCCTGTAAATATGAAGCACACCCAAGCAATGAACTTCCAACATCAGGAAGTCAATTTGGTTTAAATCATTTAACAGCTTCCACAGACGGTTAGTCTTGATCGTGACCCACCCAACAACAGTTGTAGAATCAATTTGGTTTAAATCATTTAGCATCAAATATATTGTACAATTTACGATGGTTTAAAACCTCACTAACTGGCAGTGACCTGTGTGTACCTCGTGCATCAAGGGCTCTcctctcatatatatatatatatatatatatatatatatatatatgaatatttACAGGGAAGGGGCTAAAATGGCCTCCAGAACCTCTTCTTCCAGAGGAAGGGGAAGCAGCAAATCCAGAGGTAAGAATGTTTCTTTACATCAAAATGGGTCATCCACCCTAAACCAATCTAGGTTATCCACCCAAAGCTTTGTCCAATCCAAACAAACTAAGGAAGACTATGCATGCCCATTCCAAACCCTTCAGGCCTTCCAAGAACAAGGTCTAACCACACTTCCAAAAAAGACTTGGGCTAGCATTGCAGATGATGATAGTTACCAAGACCTACCATCACTCCAAACAATAATCCAAACCCAGAAATCCCAAGTCATTCAAGCCAATCCCAAACCAATCCAATCAACCCTTCCCAGACAAGAATATCTCAATAAACCAATTTCCAAATTTGTCATGTTGATCGAACCAGAGTATTAGGACCAAACTAGTGGTGAGCTCGTAGCCGATAAAACAGCTTCAAAAGTTTTTCCGACATCAAGCCACCTTGAACCAATcagccacaacaaaacccaaaacttCTATGAGTTTATTCTTGTAGATACAGATAATGTGGCAATCAAACACTTTAGGGACAAAAATGATGAATCCCTAATAACCCATTCAACTTTCCAAATCATGAGAGTTCTTAAACCTTCAGACTTTGGTAGcaatcccaacaaaaccaagaaattcTCCAATAACTTTGATCcaataggttttaattattgggaccaTGTCAGAGCCTGGGAAAATACCATCCTCGGCTTCCAAAATAAGAATCTCAAACATTCCTGGCTTATCTATTTCAAGAAAGCCACCAACTactcttttccaaattggttccACTCTTGGTGGGATTTCTTTGGACCTACAAAAGATATTTTTCCCCCCGAAGTACTGGAGGGATTCaaacttttttcaaaaaattggaATAAAGATTTAAACAACTATCCGGttagtttaaatttttatacaatcttttcgcTGTCTTGGATTTTTGCATGGCAGTACttcattaaaacaaaaaatattccTGAGCTCCACAAGCAAACCTcaatcaaatggtggaaaatctttGATGCTTCAAtggtttcaaaagaaaatattgaTCTTTGGATCAGAACAAATCAGAAATATCTGAATCATGCAAGTCCTCAATCTTGCCTCCTGCTCAACCAGAAGGCTCACATCACTGCAGCACTCGCAGGTGCCTCTTCAGAGGAAGGTTTATTGAAAAGCCTCCAAGTTGCCCTTCAAATACTACAAAATAATTCAAAAGACAATCaagcatcttcttcaaaggACCCTTTGCAGAAAAAGGAAAAGCATCGGATACCCTCTCAATCATAATCTAACGCCAGTTTCGTCCCAGACAGCCTGGAAGACAGTGAAGAAGATCTCCTTTGATTTTCATCTCAAAAATTgtactttttactgtagcaaagtTGACtttttttactgtagcaaagtTGACTTTTCACTGTAGTTAGTACCGAACAGTTCCAGTCGataaccggaactattcaaacagtgtttctatttttcctataaatagagagCCCCTCTTATGTTAGAGGGCACACTTTAGACGCAGAGAGATagtcagatcctagagagataAACTGTAAGTCTTATCTCTTCCTGCTTTCTCTAACCCCTCTTGCTTCCATCTTAACCTTTCCTCTGTTCAAAAGTTGGAAATAAGCCTCATCACCTAATTGTTGAAGGTATTTGTTTGTGTAGTTGGCTTGTTCCATGATATCTTTGATATCCTTCCATGTAACTGCTTCCTCACTTTTCGTTTTAAACGGGGATGCTAGGACACGAAGGTTTTGGGCATTTTTAACCACAAAAGGTGCCTTGGGAGGTACATCTGATTGTATTGTTTTTTCATCGCTTAGTTGCCAGGTTATGACATCGACTTGATAAGGGTAATTAATCCCTTTTTTGATGGTATAAGCATGGAACCAGTTGAAAAAAGGGATATTTTGTTGGACGAGTTCAAGAAACCTATAGAATGGCTCTTggatattttttctattttggcCTTGGTAGTTTTTGAAGAACCATTCTCTTTGAGGAGTCC
This portion of the Lotus japonicus ecotype B-129 chromosome 3, LjGifu_v1.2 genome encodes:
- the LOC130742757 gene encoding auxin-responsive protein SAUR32-like translates to MGCGEKSPKSFHSHGGDGKKQQEFRGVPKGCMAIKVGQGEEKQRFVVPVMYLNHPLFMQLLKEAEEEYGFDQKGTITIPCHVEEFRNVQGLIDRHKSLHHHHGCFGF